The proteins below are encoded in one region of Paraburkholderia phenazinium:
- a CDS encoding CaiB/BaiF CoA transferase family protein, which translates to MGALSHIRVLDLTRVLAGPWCAQTLADFGADVIKIERPEVGDDTRHWGPPYLKTPDGADTHEAAYYLAANRNKRSVTVDIATPEGQRIIRELAAQSDVVMENYKVGQLQKYGLDYASLKEIKPDLIYCSVTGFGQTGPYAQRAGYDFIVQGIGGFMSITGERDGLPGGGPQKAGVAIADLMTGMYSTVAVLTALTHRDRTGEGQYIDMALLDVQVAMLANMNSNFLASGQPPARWGNAHPNIVPYQTFQTSDGWIIVAVGNDGQFRKFVEAGGRAELADDERFATNPARVRNRDTLVPILAEMVRTLGKQQWIAALEAAGVPCGPINDLAEVFENEQVVARGMRVDLPHPSGGNVKLVRNPINMSGTPPQALTHPPTLGEHTETVLRDVLGYDEDRIAALRAQAVI; encoded by the coding sequence ATGGGCGCTCTCAGTCATATCCGCGTGCTGGACCTCACTCGCGTGCTCGCCGGCCCGTGGTGCGCGCAAACGCTCGCCGACTTCGGCGCGGACGTCATCAAGATCGAACGCCCGGAGGTCGGCGACGACACCCGCCACTGGGGGCCCCCATACCTCAAAACGCCAGACGGCGCCGATACTCACGAGGCCGCCTACTACCTCGCGGCGAATCGCAACAAGCGCTCGGTGACCGTGGATATCGCCACCCCCGAAGGGCAGCGCATCATTCGCGAACTGGCCGCGCAGAGCGACGTGGTGATGGAAAACTACAAGGTCGGCCAGTTGCAGAAATACGGCCTCGACTACGCGTCGCTGAAGGAAATCAAGCCGGACCTCATCTACTGCTCCGTGACCGGCTTCGGTCAAACCGGTCCGTACGCGCAACGGGCAGGCTATGACTTCATCGTGCAGGGTATCGGCGGTTTCATGAGCATCACCGGCGAGCGCGACGGCTTGCCGGGCGGCGGTCCGCAAAAGGCCGGCGTGGCGATCGCCGATCTGATGACCGGCATGTATTCGACCGTTGCCGTGCTGACCGCACTCACGCATCGCGACCGCACGGGCGAAGGCCAGTACATCGACATGGCGCTGCTCGACGTACAGGTTGCGATGCTGGCGAACATGAACTCGAATTTCCTCGCGAGCGGTCAGCCGCCGGCACGCTGGGGCAACGCGCATCCGAACATCGTGCCCTACCAGACCTTCCAGACGAGCGACGGCTGGATCATCGTCGCGGTCGGCAACGACGGGCAATTTCGCAAATTCGTCGAAGCCGGTGGCCGCGCAGAGTTGGCCGACGACGAGCGCTTCGCCACCAACCCTGCGCGCGTGCGCAATCGCGATACGCTGGTGCCGATCCTCGCGGAGATGGTCCGCACGCTCGGCAAGCAGCAATGGATTGCGGCGCTCGAGGCGGCCGGCGTTCCATGCGGTCCGATCAACGATCTGGCCGAGGTGTTCGAGAACGAGCAGGTGGTGGCGCGCGGCATGCGGGTCGATCTGCCGCATCCGTCCGGCGGCAACGTGAAGCTGGTGCGCAATCCGATCAACATGAGCGGCACGCCACCGCAGGCGCTGACACACCCGCCCACGCTCGGCGAGCATACC
- the alaS gene encoding alanine--tRNA ligase yields the protein MKAAEIREKFLKFFESKGHTIVRSSSLVPGNDPTLLFTNSGMVQFKDVFLGAESRPYSRATTAQRSVRAGGKHNDLENVGYTARHHTFFEMLGNFSFGDYFKRDAIHYAWELLTGVYQLPKDKLWVTVYQEDDEAYDIWAKEVGVPTERIIRIGDNKGARYASDNFWQMADVGPCGPCSEIFYDHGPEVWGGPPGSPEEDGDRYIEIWNLVFMQFSRDAQGTLTPLPKQCVDTGMGLERIAAVLQHVHSNYEIDLFQALIKAAGRETGVADLTNNSLKVIADHIRACSFLIVDGVIPGNEGRGYVLRRIVRRAIRHGYKLGKKGSFFNRLVPDLVAQMGEAYPELKDAEQRVTDVLRQEEERFFETIEHGMSILESALADLDAKGGKTLDGELAFKLHDTYGFPLDLTADVCREREVTVDEAAFDEAMARQRDQARAAGKFKMAQGLEYSGAKTTFHGYEEIVFDDAKVIALYVDGASVKEATQGQQAVVVLDHTPFYAESGGQVGDAGVLANASVRFAVVDTLKVQADVVGHHGTLEQGTLKVGDVVKAEIDAVRRARTERNHSATHLMHKALREVLGTHVQQKGSLVDADKTRFDFAHNAPMTDEQIRQVEAIVNAELLANAPGIVRVMPFDEAVKGGAMALFGEKYGDEVRVLDLGFSRELCGGTHVQRTGDIGFFKIVMEGGVAAGIRRVEAITGDNAVRYVQELDARINSAAAALKAQPAELTQRIVQVQDQVKALEKELGALKSKMASSQGDELVSQAIEVAGVHVLAATLDGADVKTLRETVDKLKDKLKSAAIVLASVEGGKVSLIAGVTADASKKVKAGELVNFVAQQVGGKGGGRPDMAQAGGTEPANLPAALAGVKGWVEAQL from the coding sequence ATGAAAGCCGCCGAAATCCGCGAGAAATTCCTCAAGTTCTTCGAATCGAAGGGCCATACGATCGTTCGCTCGTCGAGCCTTGTGCCCGGCAACGACCCCACGCTGCTCTTCACCAATTCGGGGATGGTGCAGTTCAAAGACGTGTTCCTCGGCGCGGAATCGCGTCCGTACTCGCGCGCTACGACGGCGCAGCGCAGCGTGCGCGCGGGCGGCAAGCACAACGACCTCGAAAACGTCGGCTACACGGCCCGCCACCACACGTTCTTCGAGATGCTCGGCAACTTCTCGTTTGGCGACTACTTCAAGCGCGACGCAATCCACTACGCGTGGGAACTGCTGACAGGCGTGTACCAGCTGCCCAAAGACAAGCTCTGGGTCACCGTCTATCAGGAAGACGACGAGGCCTATGACATCTGGGCGAAGGAAGTGGGCGTGCCGACCGAGCGGATCATCCGCATTGGCGACAACAAGGGCGCGCGCTACGCGTCGGACAATTTCTGGCAGATGGCCGATGTTGGTCCCTGCGGCCCGTGCTCGGAAATCTTCTATGACCACGGCCCGGAAGTATGGGGCGGCCCGCCGGGATCGCCCGAGGAAGACGGCGACCGCTACATCGAGATCTGGAATCTCGTGTTCATGCAGTTCAGCCGTGACGCGCAAGGCACGCTGACGCCGCTGCCCAAGCAGTGCGTCGACACCGGCATGGGTCTCGAGCGGATCGCAGCCGTCCTGCAGCACGTGCACAGCAACTACGAGATCGACCTGTTCCAGGCGCTCATCAAGGCAGCGGGCCGCGAAACCGGTGTGGCCGATCTCACGAACAACTCGCTGAAGGTGATCGCCGATCACATCCGCGCGTGTTCGTTCCTGATCGTCGACGGCGTGATTCCGGGCAACGAAGGCCGCGGCTACGTGCTGCGCCGTATTGTGCGCCGCGCGATCCGTCATGGCTACAAGCTTGGCAAGAAGGGTTCGTTCTTCAATCGTCTGGTGCCGGATCTGGTCGCACAGATGGGCGAGGCTTACCCGGAACTGAAGGACGCAGAACAACGCGTGACCGACGTGCTGCGTCAGGAGGAAGAGCGCTTCTTCGAGACCATCGAGCACGGCATGTCGATCCTCGAAAGCGCACTGGCCGATCTGGACGCAAAGGGTGGCAAGACACTCGACGGCGAACTCGCATTCAAGCTGCACGACACCTACGGCTTCCCGCTCGACCTGACGGCAGACGTGTGCCGCGAACGCGAAGTGACGGTAGATGAAGCCGCGTTCGACGAAGCCATGGCCCGCCAGCGTGACCAGGCTCGCGCGGCCGGCAAGTTCAAGATGGCCCAGGGCCTCGAATATTCGGGCGCAAAAACCACGTTCCACGGCTACGAAGAAATCGTCTTCGACGACGCGAAGGTGATCGCGCTTTACGTGGATGGCGCATCGGTCAAGGAAGCGACTCAGGGCCAGCAGGCGGTGGTCGTGCTGGACCACACGCCGTTCTACGCGGAATCGGGCGGCCAGGTCGGCGACGCAGGCGTGCTGGCCAACGCGAGCGTGCGATTCGCGGTGGTGGACACGCTGAAGGTGCAAGCCGATGTGGTCGGCCATCACGGCACGCTCGAGCAGGGCACGCTGAAGGTTGGCGACGTCGTGAAGGCGGAAATCGACGCAGTGCGGCGCGCACGCACCGAGCGCAACCACTCGGCCACCCACCTGATGCACAAGGCGCTGCGCGAAGTACTGGGTACGCACGTGCAACAGAAGGGTTCACTCGTCGACGCCGACAAGACCCGCTTCGACTTCGCGCACAACGCGCCGATGACGGACGAACAGATCCGTCAGGTCGAAGCCATCGTCAATGCCGAATTACTGGCGAATGCGCCGGGCATCGTGCGCGTGATGCCGTTCGACGAAGCCGTGAAGGGCGGCGCCATGGCGCTGTTCGGCGAGAAGTACGGCGACGAAGTGCGTGTGCTGGACCTTGGCTTCTCGCGCGAGCTGTGCGGCGGGACGCACGTGCAACGCACTGGAGATATCGGCTTCTTCAAGATCGTGATGGAAGGTGGCGTTGCGGCTGGTATCCGTCGCGTGGAAGCGATCACCGGCGACAACGCGGTGCGCTACGTGCAGGAACTCGACGCTCGCATCAATTCGGCCGCAGCTGCGCTGAAAGCGCAGCCTGCGGAGCTCACGCAACGGATCGTTCAGGTGCAGGACCAGGTGAAGGCGCTGGAGAAGGAACTCGGCGCGCTCAAGTCGAAGATGGCTTCGAGCCAGGGCGACGAACTGGTTAGCCAGGCAATTGAAGTCGCGGGTGTGCACGTGCTGGCCGCGACCCTCGACGGTGCGGACGTCAAGACGCTGCGCGAAACGGTCGACAAGCTGAAGGACAAGCTGAAGAGCGCGGCTATCGTGCTGGCTTCGGTGGAAGGCGGCAAGGTCAGCCTGATCGCTGGCGTGACGGCGGACGCGAGCAAGAAGGTGAAGGCCGGCGAACTCGTCAACTTCGTGGCGCAGCAGGTGGGCGGCAAAGGCGGTGGCCGTCCCGATATGGCGCAGGCGGGCGGCACCGAGCCGGCGAATCTGCCGGCAGCGTTGGCCGGCGTGAAGGGCTGGGTGGAAGCCCAGTTGTAA
- a CDS encoding LysR family transcriptional regulator — translation MDLAALTIFRAVVRENGVTRAAAKLNRVQSNVTTRIKQLEEQLGTELFIRDGRRLVLTPAGETLLPYAERLLALADEARQALREDHPSGRLRLGTMESAAASRLPELLAQYHQRWPEVGLELETGTSGRLIERVRAFEVDAALIATPLAPGWDGELFESVPVFREELVMLTPRGHRPIREGRDIALSTLIAFERGCAYRSYVEKWYMEHGIRPARVLELGSYHAIVACVAAGAGVAVAPRSVLDLQHDMNNIAVHSLDDLGIVDTLLVWRRGHFSSALKALRETLLASSNLAEPVGGQVEVGLPTAA, via the coding sequence ATGGATCTGGCCGCACTGACCATTTTTCGCGCCGTAGTGCGCGAGAACGGCGTCACGCGCGCTGCCGCGAAGCTCAACCGGGTGCAGTCGAACGTGACCACCCGCATCAAGCAACTCGAAGAGCAGCTCGGCACCGAACTGTTCATCCGCGACGGCCGCAGGCTGGTGCTGACGCCCGCCGGTGAAACCCTGCTGCCCTATGCCGAACGGCTGCTGGCACTCGCCGACGAAGCACGTCAGGCGCTACGCGAAGATCATCCGAGCGGCCGGCTGCGGCTGGGCACCATGGAAAGCGCGGCGGCAAGCCGTCTGCCGGAGCTGCTCGCGCAATATCACCAGCGCTGGCCGGAGGTCGGGCTTGAACTGGAAACCGGGACGAGCGGTCGTTTGATCGAGCGGGTGCGGGCTTTCGAAGTGGACGCCGCGTTGATCGCCACCCCGCTCGCCCCCGGCTGGGATGGCGAGTTATTCGAATCCGTGCCGGTGTTTCGCGAAGAACTGGTGATGCTGACGCCGCGCGGCCATCGGCCGATTCGCGAGGGACGCGACATCGCGCTGTCGACGCTGATTGCATTCGAGCGCGGCTGCGCGTATCGCAGCTATGTCGAGAAGTGGTACATGGAGCATGGCATCCGCCCGGCGCGGGTGCTGGAGCTCGGTTCCTATCATGCGATCGTCGCGTGTGTAGCGGCGGGCGCGGGCGTAGCTGTCGCGCCACGCTCGGTGCTCGACCTGCAGCACGATATGAACAACATCGCGGTTCATTCGCTCGACGACCTGGGCATCGTTGATACGCTGCTCGTCTGGCGACGCGGGCATTTCTCGTCTGCGCTCAAAGCGCTGCGCGAGACCTTGCTGGCCAGCAGCAATCTGGCGGAGCCAGTGGGTGGACAAGTCGAGGTAGGGTTGCCGACGGCGGCCTGA
- a CDS encoding YbfB/YjiJ family MFS transporter gives MDNLASTRPLVASAGSHPAREAAIACMVVLAVALGIGRFAFTPLLPLMLHGGGLDIRHGGWLASCNYAGYFAGALACAALRVEPARMVRVGLALTVLLTLAMGLTSHFWVWAIVRFAAGAVSAWTFVFASQWGLRRLAELGAHGWGGVIYTGPGFGIIATGLFVSAAGRLGATVGWLGFGIAAAVLSALVWRVFVAVPTGPGAAVSAAGNGGNDASHPTHSTSPTASATTSSTNPPHRADAFWLVVLYGVPGFGYIITATFLPVIAHHALPGSAWPDLFWPMFGLALIAGALGAARLPHHWDNRTLLAACYVLQAAGVALGIVWPTAGGFGLGSMLIGLPFTAITLFAMREARRLRGDHAAGLMGYATAAYGVGQIIGPLVAAPIAVHTGSFSLALWLAAGALLLGALGLMWVAYRPNRPNRPNGPNRSQQA, from the coding sequence ATGGACAATCTCGCCTCAACTCGCCCACTCGTCGCGTCGGCCGGATCTCACCCGGCCCGCGAGGCCGCAATCGCCTGCATGGTCGTGTTGGCGGTGGCGCTCGGTATTGGCCGCTTTGCCTTTACGCCGCTCTTGCCGCTGATGCTGCATGGCGGCGGACTCGACATCCGTCACGGCGGCTGGCTTGCGTCGTGCAATTACGCCGGCTACTTTGCCGGTGCGCTCGCCTGCGCGGCGCTGCGCGTCGAACCGGCGCGGATGGTGCGCGTGGGGCTCGCCTTGACCGTGCTGCTGACCCTGGCGATGGGCCTGACTAGCCACTTCTGGGTCTGGGCAATCGTGCGCTTCGCTGCCGGCGCGGTCAGCGCGTGGACCTTTGTGTTCGCGTCGCAATGGGGATTGCGGCGGCTCGCCGAACTGGGCGCACATGGGTGGGGCGGAGTGATCTACACGGGGCCCGGGTTTGGAATCATTGCGACCGGGTTGTTCGTGAGTGCTGCGGGACGCCTCGGGGCCACGGTGGGTTGGCTGGGATTTGGGATCGCGGCAGCGGTGCTGTCCGCGCTGGTCTGGCGGGTGTTTGTTGCTGTGCCCACCGGGCCGGGCGCGGCGGTATCTGCAGCCGGCAATGGCGGAAACGACGCTAGTCACCCAACCCATTCGACTTCGCCCACAGCCTCTGCAACGACCTCCTCGACTAATCCCCCGCATCGTGCCGACGCCTTCTGGCTAGTCGTGCTGTACGGCGTGCCGGGCTTCGGCTACATCATCACGGCGACCTTTCTGCCGGTGATCGCCCATCATGCGCTGCCCGGCTCCGCCTGGCCCGATCTGTTCTGGCCGATGTTCGGCCTCGCGCTGATCGCGGGCGCACTGGGCGCCGCGCGTCTGCCGCACCACTGGGACAATCGGACCCTGCTGGCCGCCTGTTACGTCCTGCAGGCGGCGGGCGTGGCCCTCGGCATTGTCTGGCCGACGGCCGGCGGCTTCGGGCTCGGTAGTATGTTAATCGGGCTGCCGTTCACCGCCATCACCCTGTTTGCGATGCGCGAGGCGCGCCGCCTGCGTGGCGATCACGCGGCCGGCCTGATGGGCTACGCGACTGCGGCCTACGGCGTCGGACAGATCATCGGGCCGCTGGTGGCGGCCCCAATCGCCGTCCATACCGGGTCATTCTCCCTTGCGTTGTGGCTGGCGGCAGGCGCTCTGCTGCTCGGCGCGCTCGGACTGATGTGGGTGGCTTACCGGCCAAACAGGCCAAACAGGCCAAACGGACCAAACAGGTCGCAGCAGGCGTAG
- a CDS encoding threonine aldolase family protein, whose product MQHFASDNYAGICPEALNALIAANNSGHEPAYGDDSWTQRVCDRLRDLFQTDCEAFFVFNGTAANSLALASLCQSYHSVICHELAHIETDECGGPEFFSNGSKLLTAPGVGGKLTPDAIEAVVTRRADIHYPKPKVVTLTQSTEVGTVYSVEEVRAIAAIAKRRHLKVHMDGARFANAVAALDVHPSEITWRAGVDVLCFGGTKNGLPVGEVVVFFDRALADDFAYRLKQAGQLASKMRFISAPWLGLLDGDVWLRNARHANAMAKLLETRLAEIPGVSIMFPTESNAVFAQLPAPVAKAMRSHGWKFYEFIGAGGCRLMCAWDTQPDTVERFAAQVRELCAA is encoded by the coding sequence ATGCAACATTTCGCCTCCGATAACTACGCGGGTATCTGTCCCGAAGCGCTCAATGCGCTGATCGCCGCCAACAATAGCGGCCACGAACCCGCGTACGGCGACGACTCCTGGACCCAGCGGGTCTGTGACCGCTTGCGTGACCTGTTCCAGACCGACTGCGAAGCGTTCTTCGTCTTCAACGGCACCGCGGCCAATTCGCTCGCGCTCGCTTCGCTGTGCCAGTCGTATCACTCGGTGATCTGCCATGAACTGGCGCATATCGAAACCGACGAGTGCGGCGGCCCGGAATTCTTCTCGAACGGCTCGAAACTGCTGACCGCGCCGGGAGTTGGCGGCAAGCTGACGCCCGATGCAATCGAAGCCGTCGTGACGCGCCGTGCCGATATCCACTATCCGAAGCCGAAGGTCGTGACGCTCACGCAATCCACCGAAGTGGGCACCGTCTATAGCGTCGAAGAAGTGCGCGCGATTGCCGCGATTGCCAAGCGTCGTCACCTGAAGGTTCATATGGATGGTGCGCGCTTCGCCAACGCAGTGGCCGCGCTCGACGTGCATCCATCCGAGATCACGTGGCGCGCGGGCGTCGACGTGCTGTGCTTCGGCGGCACGAAGAACGGCTTGCCGGTCGGCGAGGTGGTGGTGTTCTTCGACCGCGCGCTCGCTGACGATTTCGCGTATCGCCTCAAGCAAGCCGGACAACTCGCCTCGAAGATGCGCTTCATCTCCGCGCCCTGGCTGGGCCTGCTCGACGGCGATGTGTGGCTGCGTAACGCGCGCCACGCGAACGCGATGGCGAAATTGCTGGAAACCCGCCTCGCCGAGATTCCTGGCGTGAGCATCATGTTCCCGACTGAATCGAACGCGGTGTTCGCGCAGTTGCCCGCGCCGGTCGCGAAGGCGATGCGCTCGCACGGCTGGAAGTTCTACGAATTCATCGGCGCGGGTGGCTGCCGGCTGATGTGCGCGTGGGATACCCAACCCGACACCGTCGAGCGCTTTGCGGCCCAGGTGCGCGAACTCTGCGCCGCGTGA
- a CDS encoding NUDIX domain-containing protein, which produces MSDYRFCPRCAAPLVERTDAEHEGGRERQVCPDETCGYVHWNNPLPVVAAIVEYEGKILLARNAAWPEGMFALITGFLENGETPEEGIAREVREETSLQAETVELVGVYEFMRKNELIIAYYVRAYGTIALSPELLEYRLVEPARLRPWRAGTGQALGEWMRRRGLPFEFVERPGQ; this is translated from the coding sequence ATGAGCGACTACCGATTTTGTCCCCGTTGCGCTGCGCCTCTCGTCGAGCGCACTGACGCCGAGCACGAGGGCGGCCGTGAGCGTCAGGTTTGCCCCGACGAAACATGCGGCTATGTGCACTGGAACAATCCGCTGCCCGTGGTGGCCGCTATCGTGGAGTACGAAGGCAAGATCCTGCTCGCGCGCAATGCTGCGTGGCCTGAAGGGATGTTCGCGCTGATCACCGGTTTTCTGGAAAACGGCGAAACGCCGGAGGAGGGCATTGCGCGCGAAGTCCGCGAAGAGACTTCGCTGCAGGCCGAGACGGTCGAACTGGTCGGCGTCTACGAATTCATGCGCAAGAACGAACTGATCATCGCCTATTACGTGCGGGCTTACGGCACGATCGCGTTGTCGCCCGAATTGCTCGAATACCGGCTCGTCGAACCGGCCAGATTGCGGCCGTGGCGCGCGGGCACCGGACAGGCGCTCGGCGAGTGGATGCGCCGTCGCGGTCTGCCGTTCGAGTTCGTCGAGCGGCCCGGACAATAG
- a CDS encoding acyl-CoA thioesterase, which translates to MNKPVPAARAAFRHFLPITTRWMDNDVYGHVNNVVYYSYFDTVVNEYLIRAGVLDVEHGETIGLVVETQCNYFAPLVFPERVEAGLRVIRLGSTSVRYEVGLFKEGDAQAAAQGHFVHVYVDRATRRPVELPAALRAALEPLVVVTA; encoded by the coding sequence ATGAACAAACCCGTTCCCGCCGCGCGTGCGGCTTTCCGTCACTTCTTGCCGATCACGACTCGCTGGATGGACAACGATGTCTACGGCCATGTGAACAATGTCGTCTATTACAGCTATTTCGACACGGTTGTGAATGAGTATCTGATTCGCGCTGGTGTGCTCGATGTCGAGCACGGCGAAACAATTGGCCTGGTGGTCGAAACGCAGTGCAACTACTTCGCGCCGCTGGTGTTTCCGGAGCGTGTCGAAGCCGGCCTGCGGGTGATCCGTCTCGGCTCGACGAGCGTGCGTTACGAGGTGGGTCTGTTCAAGGAAGGTGATGCACAGGCTGCTGCGCAAGGTCACTTTGTGCACGTCTATGTAGATCGTGCGACGCGGCGGCCGGTCGAGCTGCCTGCAGCGCTACGTGCGGCGCTTGAGCCGCTTGTGGTCGTGACGGCCTAG
- the iolB gene encoding 5-deoxy-glucuronate isomerase, with amino-acid sequence MSLLVKAQREGQTIARVTPETAAWRYVGFAAYRMNANEVVHVFEPGREVCIVVLAGSVDVETGDQKWSALGSRDSVFEDAAPYAVYLPPGARATVRAVRDAEVGVASAPAKGELPARLIEPSQMKRSTRGKGLNTRYVCDILPQTEAAESLLVVEVRTPGGHASSYPPHKHDTDNVPLESSLEETYYHRLEPKQGFAFQRVYTDSRDIDESMAVEDHDVVMVPRGYHPVVVPYGYDSYYLNVMAGEKRTWHFKNDPAHEWIINKD; translated from the coding sequence ATGAGTTTGCTCGTAAAGGCACAGCGCGAGGGCCAGACAATCGCGCGGGTGACACCGGAGACGGCGGCATGGCGTTACGTGGGTTTTGCGGCGTACCGGATGAACGCGAACGAGGTCGTGCACGTGTTCGAACCGGGCCGCGAGGTGTGTATTGTCGTGTTGGCAGGCTCGGTGGATGTGGAGACCGGAGATCAGAAGTGGAGCGCTCTTGGCTCGCGCGACAGCGTGTTTGAGGACGCAGCGCCGTATGCGGTGTACTTGCCGCCGGGTGCGCGCGCCACGGTGAGAGCGGTACGCGATGCGGAGGTGGGCGTGGCTAGCGCGCCTGCCAAGGGAGAGTTGCCGGCACGGTTGATCGAGCCTTCGCAGATGAAGCGTTCAACGCGCGGCAAGGGACTCAATACGCGGTATGTATGCGATATCCTGCCGCAGACTGAGGCCGCGGAGTCTTTGCTGGTGGTGGAGGTCAGGACGCCTGGCGGACATGCTTCGAGTTATCCGCCGCACAAGCATGACACCGATAATGTGCCGCTCGAGAGCTCGCTCGAAGAGACTTATTATCATCGGCTGGAGCCTAAGCAGGGGTTTGCTTTTCAGCGCGTGTATACCGATTCAAGGGATATCGACGAGTCGATGGCTGTTGAGGATCATGATGTTGTTATGGTTCCACGTGGCTATCATCCTGTTGTTGTTCCCTATGGGTATGATTCGTACTACTTGAATGTTATGGCTGGGGAGAAGCGGACCTGGCATTTCAAGAATGATCCGGCGCATGAGTGGATTATCAATAAGGACTAG
- the iolE gene encoding myo-inosose-2 dehydratase, with protein sequence MTQFEVRIGINPLSWMNDDLPSLGGETPLEVALTEGRAIGYDGFELGNKFPREPEALKALLAQYDLALVSGWYSGRLARRSVEEEIASVDAHLELLARNGSTVMVYGEVADSIQGAPQPLYQRPRFFSDAQWDAYAARLDEFARYTLSRGVRLAYHHHMGAYVETPADVDNLMSRTSDAVGLLFDAGHITFAGGDPVTVLDKHIGRVCHVHCKDVRPAVMKLARNRNWSFLDAVIAGAFTVPGDGTVDFPAIIERLKRHGYRGWLVVEAEQDPVIAPSYAYAEKGYLTLRSLVDAPLEAGTSATKEAA encoded by the coding sequence ATGACTCAGTTCGAAGTACGAATCGGCATCAACCCGCTGTCGTGGATGAACGACGACCTGCCGTCGCTGGGCGGCGAAACACCGCTCGAGGTTGCGCTAACCGAAGGACGCGCGATCGGCTATGACGGATTCGAGCTTGGTAACAAGTTCCCGCGCGAACCAGAGGCCTTGAAAGCGCTGCTCGCGCAATACGACCTGGCATTGGTATCCGGCTGGTACTCGGGACGACTCGCACGACGCAGCGTCGAAGAAGAAATCGCTTCTGTGGACGCGCATCTGGAACTGCTGGCGCGCAACGGTTCCACAGTGATGGTGTATGGCGAGGTGGCCGATTCGATCCAGGGCGCACCCCAACCGCTCTATCAGCGACCGCGCTTCTTTAGCGACGCGCAGTGGGACGCCTACGCCGCGCGCCTGGACGAATTCGCGCGCTATACGCTAAGCCGCGGCGTGCGGCTTGCTTACCACCATCACATGGGTGCGTACGTAGAGACGCCTGCCGATGTCGACAACCTGATGTCGCGCACGAGCGACGCCGTCGGGCTGCTGTTTGACGCGGGACATATTACATTTGCCGGCGGCGACCCGGTCACGGTGCTGGACAAGCATATTGGGCGGGTGTGTCACGTCCATTGCAAGGACGTGCGGCCGGCGGTGATGAAACTGGCGCGCAATCGCAACTGGAGTTTTCTGGACGCCGTGATCGCAGGAGCGTTCACGGTCCCGGGAGACGGCACGGTTGATTTCCCCGCGATCATCGAACGCCTGAAGCGGCATGGTTATCGCGGCTGGCTGGTGGTCGAAGCCGAACAGGATCCGGTGATTGCACCGTCGTATGCGTATGCGGAGAAGGGGTACCTGACATTGCGGTCGCTGGTGGATGCACCGCTCGAAGCCGGTACTTCTGCCACGAAGGAGGCAGCATGA